The following proteins come from a genomic window of Kwoniella bestiolae CBS 10118 chromosome 3, complete sequence:
- a CDS encoding D-tyrosyl-tRNA(Tyr) deacylase — protein MKAVVQRVVNASVAVDGQTISSIGKGLLVLVGIDRYDEPSDATQIIKKVLTARLFDDDQGGMWKKSVKDIDGEVLCVSQFTLLANFKGSKPDFHESMSTVPGKAYYSAFLDEMKKAYHPSKIKDGQFGAMMQVSLTNDGPVTILLSSRSSVSSKSTPAASTSGSRSTTPAPTSSSSKGKGKRQSQTLSEQPGVVAPVYPPKDSANSSVDVASISSISGTIASVGLGPSGAVREVDVDVTGSGGTGDVDHDRSGTSDV, from the exons ATGAAGGCGGTCGTACAGCGAGTAGTAAATGCTTCAGTAGCAG TCGATGGACAGACGATCTCATCGATTGGTAAAGGACTATTAGTCTTGGTAGGGATCGACCGAT ACGACGAGCCAAGCGATGCTACGCAGATAATCAAGAAAGTCCTTACAGCTCGACTGTTCGATGACGACCAAGGagggatgtggaagaagagcgTGAAAGATATAGATGGCGAAGTGCTGTGTG TATCACAATTCACGCTGTTGGCCAATTTCAAAGGCTCGAAGCCTGATTTCCATGAATCGatg TCAACAGTACCTGGTAAAGCATATTACAGCGCGTTTCTCGATGAGATGAAAAAGGCGTATCACCCGTCCAAGATAAAAG ATGGTCAATTTGGAGCTATGATGCAGGTGTCTTTAACCAATGAT GGTCCCGTcaccatccttctctcctctcgctcttccgtctcctccaaatccactCCTGCGGCCAGTACCAGCGGCAGTCGATCGACCACCCCTGCTCCCActtcgtcctcgtccaaGGGGAAGGGCAAGAGGCAATCCCAGACTCTTTCTGAACAGCCTGGCGTAGTGGCCCCGGTGTATCCTCCTAAGGATAGTGCGAACAGCAGTGTGGACGTGGCTTCGATATCGTCGATAAGTGGTACGATCGCCAGTGTGGGGCTGGGTCCGAGTGGAGCGGTAAGGGAagtcgatgtggatgtgaCCGGATCGGGCGGAACGGGAGACGTAGACCATG ATCGGAGCGGGACGAGTGATGTATGA